In Pseudorasbora parva isolate DD20220531a chromosome 1, ASM2467924v1, whole genome shotgun sequence, the DNA window ATAGACACAATGCGCGAAACGAACAGTAATGCATTATATGAGGTTAAGCCTGCGTGTGCCTAGTGCGCATGTGCATAAGAgttaaagagtttttttttttttttttcgattAAAAATTGGAAACATGGTGTTCAACCCCCCCCCCATTATTGATTATATTGAAAATGCAGCtcatacaaaatgtatttaaattttgAAATAATTGTGGGTCTCGTCACTGTAACAGAAATCGCTAAaatccttaaaaatatatacaacaggctattattacaaatattattGATAGCCTATTAGATCCAGTTCATCCGCTGAAACAGTTATTTTTAAAGcagttaatttaaatgttttaaatgttttgcactCACATCGTACATTTTAGTCATTAAACCATGTTGACATtgtagatgtttttttttaaaataataaacatgaACAAAGATTGTCGATTTGCCTTTAATCTAGCTATATACAGACTATGCATATTTTCACATGCATGGGAAAAGATTCAAAAACATGGTAACAAGTCATAACCAATGTTGCTAAATGTCTTGCATTATTAATATGTAACAATGTAACATGCAGGTAAACTTTTGTAAAGTAGGTATAATTCTTTCATCAAACGCAGTTCGATATAACTCTAATGCACACTCAAATATAAACAGGATTATGTTACAATAATTAGTTATGCACGAAAGATGCAATATAATAAAGCAATAACAGAATGCATTTTGATAATTTATTCAGTCTGCATCGTCTGTTGGATGTTCAGCGGGGTGTGTTACCCTGTTCTCAGAACTGCCAAAGGGGGAAATGCTTATCGATTGATCTGATAAGAGGACGATTTAAAGGCCAGTCGCAGAGCTTTGCGCCAAAACAGAGCAATACAAAGGAGATAGAGTGTGCAGGCTTCATATGCAGAACAAGACTATCACAGATAATACTTAATAATGCTCCTCTTACTCTTTGTCACTGTGTGTGGAAGTGGCATCGGCGTGGAGGGCCTCCCGTTGCCGGACTCTGGTCCACATTTGGCGAATGACTGGGGAGAAGCGGTCCGGTTCCGACACCTGTACGCAGCCCGACGCGGCTTCCATCTGCAGATCAACACACACGGAGAAGTCAGCGGGTCGCGCATGCAGAGCTCGGACAGTAAGTGACAGCAACTCACACACCACTGCAGGTTCATCTCAGGGCTTCTCACACATGGGTCAATGACAAATGAGGATGTCGAGGTGACAAAGAGgagacatctttaaaaaaaaaaaaatactacactctaaaaaaatgctgttttttttaacccaatgttgggtcaaatatgcaCTAACCCAGCAACTGATTTGTttaaacccagcgattgggttgttttaatcctgcgattgggttaaatatttgtttaagacaacccaatcgctgggttaaaacaacccaactgctgggttagtccatatttgacccaacattgggctgttttttactcagaattttttagagtgtagactATAGTATAGCCCATTTAAAGCACGTTCGATATCCTAggaggtttttgttttttgatttaaaaaaaagctcgAAATGTCAAGTGGTGTAACCATCAAGTAAAAAACACGTGGGTGTAGGCACACACTTTTCCGACACAGTatcctacactctaaaaaattctgggtaaaaaacaacccaatgttgggtcaaatatggactaacccagcagtggggttgttttaacccagctattgggttgtcttaagcaaatatttaacccaactgcaggattaaaacaacccactcgctgggttaaaataaccaaattgctgggttagtccatatttgacccagcattgggttaaaacaacccagcatttttttagagtgtatatttaatattatttaaatatagttacactctaaaaattctgagtaaaaaacaacccaatgctgggtaaaatatggactaacccagcagttgggttgttttaacccagcgattggtttgttttaagcaaatatttaacccaactacaggattaaaacaacccaattgcttggTTAgttcatatttgacccaacattgggttaaatgAACATATAGCCTTTTGCATCGTGAATCTTTTAGGGTTAGGTAAGTCCATTTGACCCGACCAAAATGTAGCTATGCAAAggctatatttaaataaatatatatttatttttaaatcatatttgatataaaaataaataaataaaatttgttTCAGCCATTCAAtaagacatttttttctttattagcTTAGAGATCACTGCATGTAGGCTCCACCagccaggggttttcaaacttaattatgccaaggacccccaaatatgatgaaccttttaTGAGGGACACCTTCTCTAAAATCCATCTGTATATTTtaatgtatgaaaaaaaaaaaatgtttattttttttttttttatactgttagataaatagtaagtgtgacattataaatacaacaaaCTTTCAAATTTCAAACTTAAATTGGCTTTAGTTAATGTTGGACGTATAAACCTGaagacaaacattttaaattaaaaatgatttgcaactttcacaataaatgtatgtaagcagcTTACGTACTGCTTTAATAATACTGCCTTACAACCCCAGTGAGCAAGATGAAGAGGACTAACTAAAGATACTAAGCAAAGATACAGGtatacaattctggaaagtatgtATATGGCAAACAAGGAGAGACTTATCAGTCTTTTTATTCTGTCAAATATTCTGGGGCCcacttagaaccttctggaggacccctgggggtccccggaccccattttgaaaacccctgggcTACACCACGTTTGAACTTAAAACATTTAATCAAAAACGGGAGTTTTTTTCGAAATAGAAAAGGGAATGTATTTCtatgaaatgcatttttttatatatatatatatatatatatatatatatatatatatatatatatatatatatatatatatatatatatatatattttaaaggaaAAGAAAAATCTATTTGCAAGATAGATCCAGACAAACCTCATGCCATGCCATTCACTTTGGATGCCATGCATTATTATAGCTCATTTCTGCAACATGCACTAGAGCCTATGCATTTTCTGCTTTTGATGCAAATATGAGCATTGCAACTTAGATTCATCAGCATTCATGTCAAATATCTGTGAGCTGAACAATAATGTGTAAAATCTGATTttcagccaaaaaaaaaaaaaaaaaaaaaaaatacaattatttacttttattgCATTCCATAAAATCGTATTTTTTCCCCTAAAGGTTTGGTTGAAATACAGCCGGTGGACACGGGCAGTGTTGTCATTAAAGGAGTTGCAAGCTCTCGGTTTCTCTGCATGGACAGAAGAGGAAAACTCTATGGATCGGTAGGTGTGACAGTCAGATGTAGGCTGATAAACATGTACATTCTTAAAGAGTGAGattctttatttgtattaacagtTCTACTCAGAAGCATTCCTATAACACTATTTGACAGGGATGCACCGATCTGAAAAATGTGTCCGTTTTATAGGACAGTCTTGCACTTGCAATTGTatttacctttaaaaaaaagaaacgtgatttaaattataatttcaagcaattcaaaaccatcatgGAAAACAGAAGTGTCTCATCTGGGGATATAATCTTATAGTTATTGGCTTTAATATATCAGACAAATTACTTATTGGCAGATaacaatatataaattaaaaaaacaaaacaaaaaacagacatatatcagccgataccgatATGATGGCCTGTTGGCAGGCACTTCACACAGAACGTGCtacttttacattgtttttcaaTGTAAACGCTATGGACTCTTTAACAATTGCACTGTTAAAATTCAAgttaaaagacattttaaaCTTTCTGTGTGAACCTGCCATAATCCAGACAGCAACATAGAGTCAGggccagatccggcccacatctgGACCGCGTGGAATCCATGTGTACcagatgtgggccggatctgacACCATGTTGCTGTCTAGGAAGGTTGtcgtttttgtttcgttttgttttttgacaCATGCATGCACTTACAGAATTGGGACCTAATAAAAAGCCAATACTTTTAAAATTTTCATCACAAAATGGATTAATGTACGATTTAAATTCCTGTCTATAATATCCaatatttcaaaagaacagGTATGTGTAGCATGGCTTTCAGATTTTCTCCTTTTAGAACAGTGACATATATATGacaataattttattcttaGAGAGAGCACCTTTGGCGCTCTGCCACTAATCATAATAAAACTACACATTCGTCAGAGATAACCTTGTTGTGCTAAGGTCACCTCAGGATGTCCTCTATGACTGAGGAAGTGTAGTCAAGCCGATTTCGCCACAGACATCCAGCTTTATTGACATTATGTTCTGGTCATGGGTCGTTCCTCCCATCTGACGTTAAAACCCAAGAACATTATTTCAGGACACGACCAACAACAGTGAACACAGTCAGTCTTAATGCATACCTGTAAAATGAATGAGTTTGAGTAAATATCCTAAGACATTTGTAATTCGTGGCTAGCCTAAATGATCACACAAAGGGATAGTGCAAAGTAATGCTTGACTGCTCAATTAGCTTGAATGAAAATGATTCTGTCCAAATACGAGCGGTGTCATGCAGCAACCTTTGCCCAATGGCGGGGTATGTTTGCATAGCTAAAACCTCATCGAAAAGAAACAGCAATAACAACCTTGGCCTCTACATGTGCTGTGCAAACAGCTATCAAAAAAACCTAAAACACAAGCAGGGCAGGGCAGGTCGATGACACTTCCATATTGTGATCttatgcacaaaaaaaagaagtttggttttcatgtttttgccatttgttttgtttgccaGCACACTTACTCTAAGGAGGACTGCTCTTTTTTGGAACGCATCCTGCCAGATGGCTACAACATTTACATCTCGGGCGAATATGGATTCCTTGTGAATTTGGGTAACGACGGGACTGCAGCATCCCAGTTCCTGCCCATGGTGAACACACTTCCTCAGGAACCCAGGGAACAGCGCTCTCCCGTCGACCCCGCACAGGACCACCAGTTAGGCCTGCAAATAGACAGTATGGACCCGTTTGGAAAGAGCTCTCAAATAGTGATCCAGAGTCCCAGTTTCAACAAAAGATGACGAGTGAACAATCACATGTGGATGTTCTAAGGAAACGACCCCGAGGTCAAAAAACAGAATCAGTCCCGCCATGAACCGAAGCACAGGGGCCAGACTTTCAGAAAGTGTGCTGGACAAGTCACAggacagcaaacaaacaaaaatcacTCCAAACCTTGAAGTTAGTAGTAAGATATACCATAATGATGCATCGCTTGcagcatgcatttatttatttttctatttttgtttgtttgtctaattattgtttaaaatgttatagTTAATACAGTattaatgcactgtaaaaacatattttatatatttttgtattcttTGTTATACAGTTATTTGTTCTCTCTGAACAATGGTTTTAAGATTAATtattgtgaaatctaattacttACATGCTAAAAGTGGTTCAATGGTTTTCTAACAAATGTATGTCCAAAATGTACCGGAAATCACAACTAAGACAAAAGTTTTAATTCTTACATATAAGGATCATATGAACTTACATTATCAAGGCGTGTTTAtcttgtacacacacacacacacacaaatgttatGCCTTACAAAAAAAAGAGGAAGATTTACGCATTTCAATTAGTAAAATTACAGGAAAGGAAATGTATCCATCTGTACATATTTTAACTGAGTAATTGATTATGGATTTTCCCATTGAAATATGTAAGgattatttaaatcatttagATGAAATATTACTATTAATTGAAATGCGTAAATCTTAAAAAAAGGGTTACCTTTTTTTGTACCAAGATTTATTTCTTGACACTGGTGACTGCATGATTACTTCCACAAAATACTGATGATGAGTATTATAAAGATTTGTTGGCCTGAAAGGTTTTTGTAATGTTGTGGCTCCCTCTACTGGCAAATTGCATTTTGAGATAATGGtgttgaagggatagttcaccaacaAATGAacatttgtcatcatttactcaccctcttgtttttttcaaaacctgtatgagtttctttctatccttgaacacaaaaagaagatattttgaagaatgttgatgACCAAACAGTTTCGGGTCTCATTGCCTTCTATAAAATGTCCCCCATacactatggaagtcaatggctaccttCAACTGGTTACTGACATTCCTCAAAATATCATCCCCTCCACACAAGAACGAAACTCATACATCTTAGGAACAACACGAGGCTGAAATTTCcgggtgaactatgcctttaaatgtaatttaaacaaAAGTGTCTTATTCAACTACTCAATTGAAAGATTATAGAGTCTGTGTATAAAGGGAAGAGACTGCACGAGAGCCGGGCTACATAGAAATACTTGCCACAAAAGAGATACCCTGATAATATGTGCAACGGTGATCTCTCTGTATACTGTAATGTTGTTTATCACTATATATAATGTGGTGTATTTTGCAAGCACACAAAGTGCATGTATTAATTACTTGAATTGTCTTAAAAGTAAGTTCATctatatatttgtattgtaGGGTAAACTATAGTTTTCACTTTTGCTGTACTGCTAAAATACTTACCAGAACATGGGATGTTTTGTAGTGATGTAGTCTTTATCTAtctacaaacaaaataaatgaaaatatccaTAAGTCACATTTTCCACAATTAAGGAGCAATGTTTGAAGCCTAATTCTGGGTGCACTTTAAACATGCTTaaatatacaccaatcaggcataacgtTACATCCTAATATTgagttggtcccccttttgctgacccgtcaaggcatggactccactagacccatGAAAgagtgctgtggtatctgacaccaagatgatcagcagatcctttaagtcctttaagttgcgaggtggggcctccatggatcagacttgtttgttcagctcatcccacagatgctcgattggattgagatctggggaatttggaggccaagtcaaaacctcaaactcgttgttgtgctcctcaaaccattcctgaacccttttttgctttgtggcaggagcattatctgctggaagagccacagccaccagaatacctttttacatggtctgcaacaatgcttatgCAGGTGATACActtcaaagtaacatccacatggagggtatggacccaaggtttcccagaaCATTGCACAacgcatcacactgcctccgccggctcgccttcttcccatagtgcatcctgcgGGGCCATGTGTTCTCCAGCTAAGCGATGCACACGTACACAGCCATCCACGTGACGTGAAAGAaagcgtgattcatcagaccaggccaccttcttccattgctccgtggtgcAGTTCTGATGCTAACGTGCCACTGTTGGCGATTCAGTGGTGTACAgtggtcagcatgggcaccctgactggtctgtagctatgccgccccatacacaacagactgagacgcactgtgtattctgacacctttctatcagaaccagcattataagcaatttgagctacagtagctcatctgtttgaccTGTCCCATAATGAATACAGTTAGTTGAATATGAGACTGTCTTTGCTCAACTGATGATTTCTCAACAACTGTTTTTCTGAGCGAGCATGCTAGCATGTcccaaaaatacattaaattgaAGAACTCAAATCAATAACTACAACAAGAACATTTTGTTAACACGAAAAGATAATTAGGCAAACTATTTCTTAAAAATCAAAGAAGAGTAAATTAAAAGTTACCTATTTGATTGACAGACACACCCGAAAAATAGGGATTTGGTCCTCACAGGATAAGCATGTTCTGCTTATATGAAGTATTTCTTTCAGTCTATTACCAATGGTCTCACTTTTATTTTGATCAAGCAAACATTGTGAAATGAACCTTGCCTTAGTTTAGTTTCCcttccacaagatggcgccgtGGTTCAGTCACATGATAAATACCAACATCCGGGCAACTGGAACGAAGAAGAGCGATTCCATATATTAGTCAGAAAGAAAATACTTCGGGGATAGATAGCCAAGTCGTTTGATGTAAAAATGGCTTTCGTGTCCAGTAGTGATGATTTATTCGACTCAATTATTATGGCTGATAACAGGTAGATTCAACGATAAACATAAACACGCAAACTGCTGCGTCACGTGATGGTGTTTTGGTTTCGGTAGTTCAGTGTGTCAGTGGGTTTAGTTCAGTCAGTAGCTGTCATTGTTAATGTTTTAAGCTTATAAATGCTTTCTTGTTTTAGGTTTCATGTTGAAGGTTATCAGGAAGGGTTTGAGGAGGGAACTCGACAGGGAACCATTGAGGGTCGAAACCACGGGCGGCTGCACGGAGCCAAACTCAGTGCCGAGGTGAAATATGGACTAACGTTAACTCTTAATACACACACGATAGCATTCAgtgcttttaaataaaatatatatatatcatctgTATTTTTCATTTAGAAGAACTCTAGcagtaaatgtctttactggtTTCATCCGTTCAGTATTCATGTTGACTGACTCTTCTGGAAAAGCAATGTCAGTTTTTCTCTTGTGTTATTACAATGACTTTTGAACAAGCAGTCGacatgattgacagcagtgtgtTTTGCAGTAATTCATTTAAATTACTTTAAACctatttttaatgatttttattagtatatattttaatttaatttgtctATTTATATCATcattatttattgaatttattGAGAATCTTCAAAATATCTACATTACTACCAGTCAAATTTGATTAGAATAATGTTATGCTTTTGATAGAAGTCTCTCGTGCTCACCAAGGCtccatttatttgatgaaaaatgcCGTAATAagtgtaaaaatattattacaaattttctaatcaaattttttaaaatatgtaattcatgcctgaattttcagcatcattactccagtcttcagtgtcacatgatccttcagaaatccttatGATGATTTGATACTTAAAAATAACTTCTATTCAACAAGgatgtattaaattgatcaaacgtGACAGTATATCTATTTATAAGGTTATAAAatattctatttcaaataaatgctgttcttttgaactgtttattcatcaaagaatcctgaaaaataaataacatttccaCAATAATGTTAAGCAACAAGAACGGCTTTCAATAAATATCTGCTCATAATATAAAAGCTATTGTTAATAATCAAATGCCAACAAtaattgagcagcaaatcaacaattttataataatttctgaaggatcatgtgatactgagtgctgaatttattttctttttaaaatatattaatatataaaaaatttaaaattgtaataatattttacaatacaatGTATGTATTAAATCAGCTTTAGTTACTgtgaataaatgtttaaatgtcagATGTCCTATTTTTCCAGGTGTCTTTTTATTATGGATTCGCTCTAGCATGGAAATGTCTCCTTCAGAACAACAGTGATGTTAAAGCGAGGTATGTTCTGCAGcacataacaaaaaaacaaacaaaggctCATCTCGCTGCTAACTTTCAGAGTTTCTCCTAGAAAAAGGCTGAAAGCTATGGAGTCTTTGATCGGAGTGATCCAGAACTTCCCGTATGAAGACTCTCAGTATGACAAACTTCAAGAGGACATGGAGAGAGTGCGCGCCAAGTTTAGACAGGTAACCATATTGCATTTCTTGTTGTTTTTCAAATTGATATATAATATAGTACTTGTAAATTTTGGAAACattaatatttgtaatgttttttaaagaagtgtTTTATGCTCATCAATCCtgcatttgtttattattaaataataaatattattttattatatttaaaattacaaagctgaattttcagcatcattcctccagtcttcagtaacACATGATTATTCAGAAATAATTTAGGATGAATTATCTTCAGTgttgtgttgcttaatattttttggaaCATGTGATCACTTATTATCAATTTAACATCCTTGCTGAGtattaattttataaaaaaaaaaaaaaaaacggactTCTGATTGGTAatttatattgttacaaaaatatttatattgttaataaatgctgttattttatgctgtaactttttattcatcaaaaggTGTGTCaggatataaaaaaatattaatcagcacaaccgtttccaacattgataatggatcctcatatgagaatgatttctgaaggatcatgtgacactgaagactggcgtaatgatgatgaaaatacagctttgatcacaggaataaattataattaaagttgaaaaccattattttaaattgtaataatatttcacaatattacgtGATCAAACCTTGATGAGAAGAGACtttgtttaaaaacattaaaaatagtaatgcTTCCAAAATTGTATatgtgtgtgaatatatatatatatatatatatatatatatatatatatatatatatatatatatatatatatatatatatatatatatatatatatatatatatataattttttttttttttttttttaaatctagctaACACATCTAATCTCTACAGGTGTGCTCTTTACTGAACGTGTCAACAGACTTTAGAGAATATGTGAGTGGATCAACAGGAATGTCTTTCTGAGACTTCATGGCaaactgatgatgatgatgatgatgatgatgatgatgatgatgatgaagaagaagCAGATCTGCAGACCGCTGTTTGGTGTTTACCTGCAGTGTGTACAGGTGTGACAGTCTCACCTTCGCTGGAGTCGTACAGCAGTTCTTAACACTGAATACTAGACACTCAATGGGACAATATGAGTGGTTTGGTGGTTTTAAAGTGAGATATAAAGGGGTGAAATAGCAATGGCAATATTATGAGTCAATCTAATATGCAAGACAAACCACAAGTCAGTGTCTTCATCTCGCAAAATGGTTTTTAATATTTCTAACCCTCCCGGTATGCAGAAGAATGACCTACGAAGTGCATTTTTAATGGACCGTGCTGTTTAAAGAGCTCCATCTTGTGGTTAAACTGGAGAATCGTTCTTGCAGTCATGTGACTCCGTCTGCTGGTGAACTGTAAGTGCAGCAGGATTGctacttttaaattaaaatagtcATGGATATAACACCACAATGAGCAGCAGCACAGACAGTTTTGCAGGAAATGCTCTACAGGTTTCGACTGAACATGCTTATTAGGGAACAATTATTATAAAGGACAATTAAGGACgattatttaagaaatatcttTAAAGGAAATGTTAATTGATTTTGAATGGAAAGACATAATAAAGTTACAAGACATAACAAAAGCTTATTACTAATATTGGTAAGTCTTTATttcaatataatattaattaaccaCATTTGCTACTTATTTTGTTGTATAGCTGTCTATATTATGTTccttttatttgatcaataataataacttttacaaattattatttgtgttaAGTGTTGTAGATGTTACATGTTGTTGGTCTTTTATTAGTTCAAAATGCCTGACATTTTATCAGTTCTCCTTTAGATATGTTAATATCTATTTTTGAGAGTTGCTGGATTAGTGatttaagtcttttttttttgtttcttcttttttttcttttttagattTACACATTTCAATTAATAGTAAAATTCCATCAAATTGAATAATCCTTACACATTTAATTGAATAACTGATTAAGGATTCATCATTTACTCTGTTATAATATTCTAAgattatttagtttaatttgatgGAATTTTACCATTTATTGAAATGCATAAATCttgataactataacaataaagatatagttctaaaaatGATTATAAATCTAAAAGAATAACGGCACAGACAAATAATATTGTTGGAATCAATTTCAGGCTCAGCTGATGATGAAAAGACTGACAGCCAATCtgaatccatcctgctttaaGAGCTGGAGCATTTAAAGATGCaatatgtaggatttttgccgTAAATaaccaaaaaccactaggccagtgatatatattttgttcagttgagtatttacaatatcccaaatgtttccaactatttgtaaattgtgacaaaattggttttttttttttttatactattGAACCTGGACatgtgagggagtcgcctgtcgatggcgtcatatctgcgttaccctcggtttcacTTTTACTGCCATGGAAACCATGGTAACAGACGGCATGCTCAAACGTTATACTTCGGAATAAAAAGATGACCAGTGTCGACGTGCCGTTTTCCAGATGGCAAGAGCTTCACAACAAACTTCGACTTGCATGTGCTTTATTAGACGGGTAAGAAAATGTACATAAGACGAATCAATGTCACTCAACACAATGAACTACTATAAAATCAACAGTATGATGTAGCTAATGCTATATTCTCATACAGCCAACAAACTAACATGGATAATAACTTTCACCACACTCAGATGCAGTTTAGATAGTGTAGTCAAAACAGCATTGAGTTTCCTCACAGGTTTAATTGGTGAAATAAACAGATCTGTATGAGTAGTGATTCAGCACTTGTGGGTATTTTGGTAGAATTAAATGTCCTCATTTATTTATATCCCCCGAGTATATATTATAAAACCATGAATGCATTCACTCATCCAGAAAAATGATTTTCCATAACATTAGATCCATCATTGAGATGACGACAAGTTCCATGATTCCACGCTcattcactgcgtcatcaatcTACACCTTTGTTATTGGCAGCGtctgaaacctggaaaatgctgccctCGGcagacacatttgaaggcaggaaggcatcaagcaacgtccgaatctaatgtttgcttctcttcctgtctcctgagataccttcatctgatccatttttgaaggcagcatgaaTGTAACCTTCACTGCCTTTGGTATCCCACAATCCtctgctttccattcagtgacagtttagCTGCGGGGGCAAAAGgatggcgtccgaaagttgcgcttgctggtcagtttgtttgtaaatgtatgtttttatgttttttctcacttgaaatgacatcagaagtgaaaAATATtcgtagtaattaaatatgtttagtACTCTCACCAAAGCTCCCTCTATTTTTCTGTAGAAttgatcattaaactgttacactgactTAGAGGTCTGTCCGAAATCATTTCGTGAGGCGCCTTtgtgcacaaaacgctgccttccaagccattgtctgataaggcagcgaggcaaccagtcagctgcctaggttttcagaCGCAGCGTAGTCAAAAcaaacagtgtagctttaaagtgaCATGACAACAAAAACTGCAATGATATATTAACATCCCTATCCACTGGTAGGGATGTTAATATAGTTATTATCATTATAGTTGTTCTTGGTGTGTGTGAGCGGCCCTGAATCGTAAGGAATGT includes these proteins:
- the fgf19 gene encoding fibroblast growth factor 19 — its product is MLLLLFVTVCGSGIGVEGLPLPDSGPHLANDWGEAVRFRHLYAARRGFHLQINTHGEVSGSRMQSSDSLVEIQPVDTGSVVIKGVASSRFLCMDRRGKLYGSHTYSKEDCSFLERILPDGYNIYISGEYGFLVNLGNDGTAASQFLPMVNTLPQEPREQRSPVDPAQDHQLGLQIDSMDPFGKSSQIVIQSPSFNKR
- the lto1 gene encoding protein LTO1 homolog codes for the protein MAFVSSSDDLFDSIIMADNRFHVEGYQEGFEEGTRQGTIEGRNHGRLHGAKLSAEVSFYYGFALAWKCLLQNNSDVKARKRLKAMESLIGVIQNFPYEDSQYDKLQEDMERVRAKFRQVCSLLNVSTDFREYVSGSTGMSF